The sequence CCTATTCATTAAGAGGGAAAAAGTCTAATTGGCATAAGAGGAtagagtttaaataaaaatggaagagttcaccaggtggtggaggctcacaccttaattgggaggcaggggcaggcagatctctgagtttgaggccatctggtctacagattgatttccaggacagccatggctacacagagaaaccctgtctcaaaagaccaaaaaaataaacaaataaaacagcaaGAATTTAAATCTCTGATCTATATTTAgaattaaaggaaaattaaaaatgactttcttttccccccaaaaaaaatgagtGTTGTTCTAGGCACTGAAAGGCTCTCTTAAGCTGATGTGTATTTCATCTAAAGTCTTTGGATAGTGCTTTTTACAGTATAGTAACAAACACTTCTAATACATAAATTATTAGAAGGTTATGATGGAGCCAAGCATGgcattgcatgcctttaatcccagaatttggggagcagaggcaggcagatctctgagtttgaggccagcctgatctacaaagtgagttccaggacagccagggctacacagagaaaccctttctcaaaacaccaaaaaaaaaaagaaggaaggaaggaaggaaggaaggaaggaaggaaggaaggaaggaaggaaggaaggaaggaaggaagtttatAATGGAAATAAATGGGGTCTGTCTCCAGAGCTTTCTCTCATGTTCATCTCCATGACCAGCAGTCTTTTTCTGGGAATGTAGTCTAAAGAAATGGTAGAAGTGTTTTAGCCTTCTGGGATGTAATGCCCATTATAAGAAAGGACTGGAAACACTCTAAACCCGGTGGGCACAGTTTGGTCCTCCCATTGGCATTTAGACAGATACTAAAAGTAAACCTTATGAAACATACACAAAAGTTAGCTACTTTCAGTTGAAAAAGATATTGGGGgacaaaatttcattttagttCATGACAGATGTTAGAAAATTGGGTTATGACTGTGGAATATGCCTGGAGTGTTTGCCTATTACACAGCCCTGGGTCAGATCCCAGCATGAGGGCCACAGTTCCTATGTACAAAGAAACGGCTCAGTGCTAAgagtctgtttgtttttagtggtACTAGAGCTAGAACCCAGGGCCCGGGAGTGTGTGACGAGCACCCTGGGTGGCCCTGCTCCAGTGCAAGGTCTGAACTCGGTTCTTCCTTTACTGCTCTCATATCCTGAAGTATTTTAAATTAGCATAAAGTATCTCCTGGTTTTAATGGGGAAAGTAAGCTTCCAGAAATACTTCTTGCTGTTGAAATGCTGGTTGGTTATTGTAACTGACTCTAAACTTGGGCATTTATTTTAAGAAGTAAGGCCAGCTGGACTTACACACTGCTCTCAAGGAAATGGTTTGTGTGATGCAGATTTCATGATCACAGTTTTGCTGAAACTGTACTTATTTAACGTGTTGCCttataaactctctctctctctctctctctctctctctctctctctctctctctctctctctctctctctctctgtgtgtgtgtgtgtgtgtgtgtgtgtgtgtgaatgttacaCAAGAGACTAGCTAATAATAAGAATCTGTTTTTATAAAAGTGGCGGTAATTTGTGTTgcctttttctttgactgaaggaAACCTTCCGTTCATGTCATTTGTTTATCACTTTGAGTTCCAGTACGTGAACACTTAGAAACATATTCAGGAAAAATGTTACGTACCTCTCTTGAGAAATCTCACATATATGCATCTTCAGCAACATATTAAAAGCACTAAAACGTCAGTAGACTCTGGTTTCAGCTTTAAGGAAAGGTTCTGTCACTGTCTTCCTGCTGCAGAATGTtgaatgttgcttttgtttctagtttGCCATGTACTGCCTCCTGCTGTTTTACACAGTGCTAAAGGAAGAGCTCAGCCCTATAAAACCTGTTGGCAAATTTCTTTGTGTCAAACTTGTAGCTTTCGTATTGTTCTGGTAAGTATTGCTTGCTCTTAAATATCCTCATTTTATAAATGCCAATAAAACTGTTggttaagggagtttttttaaataatgtgaatACAATGCCAGGCTCAGTggtgcctgtctgtaatcccagctcttgggagactgaggcaggactaccactcaaggccagcctgaactaggaagatgcctttggggctggagagaggctcagcagctaagagagTGTGCTGCATatccagaggaccacagtttggtccccagcacccatgcctgGCGGCCCACAACCTCAtggaactctagctccaaggggtctgaagtcctcctctggcctctgtgagcacatgCACAGACTTGCAGTCAGACACACATaagaacatctttttaaaaagccatcccTTCAGGTCTtgtaagatttacagaaacagggatggagagatggctcagtggacaagagcacttgctactcttgctgaggacctgggtttagttcccaacaccaaCAAGGTTAGTGGCTCCCAACCTTCTGTAACTTCAGATCCAGGTTATGCCCTCTTCTAGTATCTGCAGATACTGCACatgcatcatatacacacatgcaggcaaaatgcatacacattaaaataaatattaaatagttttaaaaagataaaaatcaaataatcttagtcatgtgtggtggtacatacctgtaacccagcattcagggtgaggcaagagaatctcacattgtgagtttgaggacagcctgctctATAAAGCAAGTTGTGGACCAGCCTCTGCCCCCTTGTGTTATCTTGTATCTGAACAATCAAAGAAGTAGTCAGATGGCCACTGTGACATTTAAAAGATGAAGATAATTTGAGATAGCCTAAATATCTTGAtgttggtgtggtggtgtatacctttaatcccagcactccccgggcaggcagaagcaggtgactctctctgagttcaaggctagcagggtctacatagcaagtttgaggccagtcagctacatagtgagaccctgtctcaaaatgaacaaattacCTAAAATCTGTCATAACTAAAACAGCTATCAATTTGGGAGAAAACATGTAAGGACAGGGAAATGTTTATCAGTGAGTGTCCTTTAAAACACAGGGTAGGGCTGGAGATCCATCACAGTGTCTGCCTGGTGTATCCACTGCCCTACTGTCTGTCCTCACTGTCACAAAGCAAACAGCAAACTAGCCATGGTGTTAGGACAGGATAGATACTAAGAGTTATAGAAACAATCCGATCCAGTTTAGCAATTCAgcagggcagaggagaaggaatTCATGAAATTGCACTGCCAGAAGTAATCATTAGCAGTTGAAGGCACACATCATATGCTACAGAGACTTCTGGGACTCGATGGCATTATAATGCAGATACTCTGTGGGCTGGCAGGCTAGCTCCctggggaaaggcacttgctatgcaagcctaatgaactgagtttaatccccaggacctctgtataggtggaagtagagaaccaactccacaaaccTGTCCTCTGGCACCCTGCCACACTAATCATAAGAAGTAAGGCttaaaaagggagagaaatcaAAACTGAAATTAATAGGGCCAGTGAAATGGACCAGCAGGAAAAGATGCTTGCCGTCACCAACCTGACGATTGGAGTTCCATCAAAGAGCCCACGAGGTAGATGGAAAGAAATGACTcctgcaggctggcctctgacctccacacacacaacatgttacatgtgtgcacacacacagccagaaataaatattttttgtccTAGTaattatccaggcatggtggcacatacctttaatctcagcacttgggaggcagaggctgccagaTCAAGGCCAGGTCAATCAGCATAGCAAGTCCTAGAAAAACTAGGGTTCCATTGGTAGACCCTGtatctaaatgaatgaatgaataatacaATCAAATCCTAGTAATTACACATGTAAATACAATTGAGTACCAGCCCTTTACTTAAAAGCTGTTAGAACTTAGAATCTAATTGTTTGTGCATAGTTTCAAAGCAAAAATGATATATGAGCCAAATGATGAAGGTCTGAGAATACATAATGAAATTCATCTTATGAAGCTAGTAGAATAAATTCATGAGGCAAGGTGAGTATATTTCATATAAGCAGACCTTGTTTGGGACTATACCCTGAAGGCAGAGCAGTGGTGGGTCCTGGGGTACATTGAGGCCTTCACTGTTTTTAGGTGCACGTTTTAATCTCTTTGTGTATaggatatgcatgtgtttattgtGTGAGTGGCACACGTCCatgccatgtgtgcatgtggaaatgAGGACAGCTTTGGGTATCGGTCCTCGCCTTtcatttgagatggggtctcttaaCTGTCACTCTGCACACATCAGGCTCGCCGGCCTGCagtcttcccaggattctcttaCCCCACCTCTCGGCTCACTGCAGGAGCGCCGggtttacagatgtgcaccaccatgccagccttccctggcttctgtgactctaactcaggtcctcacacttgtgcagcaagtgttttACACACTGAGCCCCCTCCAGAGCCCCTAATTGCATAGACAGTTGGTCATTTCATGATCTAGATCTGACCTTTACCTTTTCTTGACATACAGGCAAGCAGTCCTTATAGCACTGTTGGTGAAGGTTGGTGTTATTTCTGAAAAGCATACGTGGGAATGGCAGAGCGCGGAAGCTGTGGCCATGGGCCTGCAGGTAAGTAGTGCTGTCAATGAATCAAGGGCTTTTACTGTTTAAGCTGTTTGACATAGTGTTGTCCTAAACCTGCATCGTGCAAACCATGGGCAAGACTGTTAGCTTACTCCATGGAGAGGAGCGGGAACCCTAGAGAAATGGCCCATAGGTACTGATTGGTAAATGTTTTATTCCTGGTCCACATATATCTGCACGTTTCCTTTCAGTCCTTGAGgaacagattaagaaatattTGACTGAGGGAGGGCAAAAGAAATGTAAACCTTGGCTTGTCATGTTTGAAGTggaaaaaatgttgaaaaatgaatataatctggattatattttaaaagttgacaCCCTATGTAACTTTGAAAATGTTAGCATTTTGAAAAACTAGATTTAAAGCCAAAGATGATGGAtatttttgtggctattgtaggATTTCATAATCTGCCTTGAAATGTTCCTTGTGGCCATTGCACATTACCATTTCTTCTCCTACAAACCCTACATTCGAGAGGCCGAGGAAGGCTCGTGCTTCGACTCTTTCATGGCTATGTGGGATGTGTCAGATATCACAGATGATATTTCTGACCAAATAATACACATGGGTAAGTAACAGCTATCTAACTTCTGTtggtgtgagtgtatatataggGGGTTGTCTGCGTGTGCAGGTACGGTCAGAGGTGAACCTCAGGTGTGGTCCCTCAGGAGCTGTTCAGCTTGGGGTTTggaacagggcctctcactgtccTGGGGCTCACAGATTGATCTGGGATCGCTGTCCAAAGGCCCCAGGATCCAGCTCTGTCGCTAGCACAGGACTGCAAGCTGCCCAGCTTGGGAcctgtgctgaggactgaactcaggtcctcattcttgtgtggcaagcactttgcagACTGCGGTATCACCCCAACCCAAATACATAAGATTTACTCtagtaatttaagaaataagaacataCTTAAAGCAGTACCATGATACAGGCTCTTCAAATCTGGGGAGAATAAAGAGAGGAACTATTTTTAGAATGGTAAAAATAACTTTTGgctaataaatttatattatcttaAAGGAAGTACAATGCGagggtatcagaaaaaaaaaatgttttcctgaagACCCGAAGCAGACTGAACACACAGGTCTGCTTTCCTCATCATCAAAAGATGCAGTTTCTGcaggttcaaagccatcctcacacCTGGGCCAATATCAGGCCTTTGAACACATGATTACTTCACAGAAAGCAGCCGCTGCATCCAAGTCATGTGAAGACATTGTCATTGATGTCCCAGAAGAGCAGGAACCTCCTGATACAGGCCAACATCAAGACTTAGAAGACACAGATACTTCACAGGATACATTTTCTGAGGCCAAGCTATGTGAAGATGTAATGGTTAATATCCCAGAAGAGCAGAAGGAGCCCCCTGgctaataaatttatattatcttaaagggagaacaatgtgagggtatcagaaaaaaaagttttcctgaAGACTCGGAACATTCTGAACACACAAGTCTGCTTTCCTCGTCGTCACAAGATGCAGTTTCTGCAGGTTCAAAGCCATCTTCACTTGCCCCAGGACCAATATCAGGGCTTTGGACACACGATTACATCACAGAATGCAGCTGCTGCATCCAAGTTATGTGAAGATATTGTCACTGATGTCCCAGAAGAGCAGGAACCTCCTGATACAAGCCAACATCAAGACTTCGAAGACACAGTTGCTTCACAGGATACACTTTCTGAGGCCAAGCGATGTGAAGATGTCATTATTGATATCCCAGAAAAGCAGAAGGAGCCCCCAACCCATCAATGGACTCTTAAAGCTACCACAATCTTCTTTGTGTGTAGGCTCAAGATCTGAACAGTTCAAAATGTTGGAAAAATTCAAAGACAGGCAAAAAACAGATATAACTacaatatataataaacacacataaaatgcCAATACACacatgttaatatatatatttgtgtgttttatatatcacaaataacatttaaatttcCTAGGCTTTGGTTTTCTTAAACTGTTAGAGTATCATATTTCAAACAGTAAATAACAACTTCAGCTGAACTCTCTTGCATTTCTCAAGAGGatggacatttgaaaaaaaaaatcagagcttcTTACCACTGCATGAATGTAATGATCTGGActgaaaatgtaaatacaaaattaagattaatttaatttaatcataATCATCATGTGCCATTTAAGTTTACATAATTATAGTTCAATTACATGTTTTTCGATAAATGCAATACCATTTTCTGAAACTCTTACATATcttactcttttactctttttttttttttttttttttgagatagggtttctttgtaaatccctggctgtcctggaactccctcagtagaccaggctggccttgactcacagagagCAGCCTGCTTGTGCCATCAgactaaaagcatgcaccaccaccaacctgGCTGTGTCTTACTCTTTAAACATAAATTCTTAACGCTTTAACAAAAATTGCTTGATTAAAagtccacatttttttaaatttttgagctAGACTTAACGGTGTACacatttaaacccagcactcaggaagcagaggcaggtgggatttGGGCAGTTcctggccagtctggtctaggccaaaaccaaaaaaacaaaacattggtcaaagaaacagaagatgaagCTAAATGGAAGGACACCCTGTGACTCAGAATAAATCTTATCAGAATGTCCACACTACGAACAGGAACATATAGATCAATGTAACTGCCGTCAGAATCCTAGTGGCAtgattcaggcaaagaacagtcctaaaattcatatagaaatatttttttaaaaggccagaCCACTTCTGAGGAAAATTGGACACATGGCATTTCCTGATTTGAAATACAAGCTGGGTGCCATGGTTCGTGGCCTGTCATCCTAGCATAGGATGTTTGAGATTATCCTGAgcaacataatacacacacataccccatgtcttttttttaagaaacttttttattcattttacataccaaccaccaatcgccctctctcccctcctcccactctgccccCTAGCTTTTCCCTcccactcccattccctcctccaaaagggtaagggctctcaaggggagtcagcaaagcctggtacattcagttaagacaggaccaagcccctcccccctgcagcaaggctgagcaaggcgtcccaccataggtaatggactccagaaagccagctcatgcaccagggatagatcctgatcccactgccaggggcccctcaaacagatcaagctacacaactgtctcacttatgcagagggcctagtccagtcccatgcaggttccacagctggcCAGACATTTCTTACAGTGCTATTATTGTATAAAAGTATCTGATCGTCTAGACAGATCTCATGTAGtgaaagaaagaattaaattttaaaaatctttgctaGTTTTAGGTATACAGTAGCACCTTgggttgatttcatttttatttccttaatagATTGAAAGGTGGTATACCATGTGATTTAGCTTTCGATTCTATTGTTTTGTTCTAATATGCCAAATTATGAATTAGTTCCTGCTGATAGTTTCTTATTTTCAGTCTCAAATAGTTTCTCTAAACATAAGCCTTTGGTTTTCTCTCATACCATAGTAGTTACTTTCTTTTAGTCCAAGGGTAAAATACATACCTGTCTTTTGAAAATTAGCAAACATGTCTTCTCATGGAAATTCCAATCTTGACTTAATAACCTGTGAAATCTTAAGCAAATTATTTAATGTCTCCAAACCTTGATTTTCAAATCTATaagttaagaaacaaaataatgtatACCTCTTAGGGATGGAGtgacaattaaattaaaaatacatatgggttttttttttcatttttattttttcctattatcagcttgatacagtataaattcttatcctaatagtgaaatgtttcactgaggcttgcccagtgattgagtgaaaccaaaacttattataagccacagtcattctagggtcccccctgctatatagcctctctgattctgtgggttgcagtctaatcattctttgctttatatctagtatccacttatgagtgagtacataccatgtttgtccttttgggtttgggttacctcactcagaatgatattttctagttccatccatttgcctgcaaatttcacgctgtcattgtttttctctgtagtactccattgtgtatatgtaccacattttcttaatccattattcagttgaagggcatcatctctaggttgtttccaggttctcactattacaaatagtgctgctatgaacatagttgagcatgtatctttgtggtatgattgagcattccttgggtatatgcccaagagtgggatggctgggtcttgaggtagatcaattcccaattttctgagaaaccaccatactgatttccacagtggttatacaagtttgcattcccaccaacagtggaggagtgttccttttgctccgcatcctctccaacattgactgtcattagtagttttgatcttagccattctgacaggtgtaaggtgatatctcagagttgttttgatttgcacttctctgatgattaaggatgttgagcatttctttagatgcctttcagccatttgtgatttttcttttgagaattctctgtttagctctttagcccattttttaattggactgttcagtattttgatgtctagtttcttgagttctttctatacttgggagatcagtcctctgtcagatgtgaggttggtgaaggtcttttcctgttctgtaggctgtctttttgtcttattgaccatgtcttttgccctacaaaagcttctcagtttcaagaggtcccatttattaattattgtgctcagtgtctgtgctgctggtgttatatttaggaagtgatctcctgtgccaatgcattcaagagtacttcctactttctcttctatcaagttcagtgtaactggatttatgttgaggtctttgatccacctggacttgagttttgtgcatggtgacagatatggatctatttgcaatcttttacatgttgacatccagttatgccagcaccatttgttgaagatactttcttttttccattgtatagttttggcttctttgtcaaaaatcaatacCCCATGTCTTAAGAAAAAATTGTTACAAAGCTACAATGGTCAACAGGGTGGTGGGCTGGAGAGTTTGCTCAGTGGTCAagtacactggctgctctcccagaggacccaagattgacttccagcaccaacatggtaactctatctgtaactgtagttcGGGAAAcgtagtgccctcttctgaccagctcaggcaccaggcatgacaCTGGTGCACAGGCTTGTATACAGgccaaacacccaaacacataaataaaaatgtttaaaggaaaaaaagtgggATGCTAACAAAAACCAGACAAGTAGAACAAAATGGAAAGTCAGAATAATTGCTGACAAGAGCACCAAGTGGGCGCACTAAGAAAAAATAGCTTCCACCCAGTGAATTGTCCCAAGAAGTCTGGATTCCAATACCAAAGAATGAAACCAGACCCTTATTTTACACCAGACCCCAAAATCAACTCACTGTGCAAGGCACACAAATGTGAGGCCTGTAACTAAACTAAGAGAAGCCCCTGAACCATTGGCTTTGCCAGCGACTTTCAGAACACCACACCAGAaggtaccatgcaagcttccaaagtcCTACACATCTATGGCAGAACCACGTCAACAACGCGCATGCCGTGACGACCCTAAAGCGCAACAGCGGCATGCGCACCTTGGCCGTAACCAACAGCTCTAACGACTGAAGATCTGCTCGACAAGAGGAAACCTGCCTGGGACTGGAAGCCTGGCTAACTCCTTAGTGCTAGTGATtactggaggagaatctacaaccactaatttactaaaccagcataatccctaacaacaatccataaacatctgtccttatactcacagataagtgtagattttacccctcatcaaggaaacatctgcaacagaccattacagaaaaccattgccaaatgcagagttgtggagcccagtcccagtggacacatcaacaaaacactcccacacctaaggctcagggaacattgcagaagatggaACCGGAagattgtaagacccagaggatcagggactttgctgtgagattgtgtcttctagtaatgtcagaagctacacccccTAAAGTCTCacaaacatgactgcccaaatgtgagctgaacaaggacaataccaagggaaaagcccacaggcctcaaccctacacaaagaactataggcaactgaggaaagctggacgTCAGAGAGATGGTCTTTTCCATGAAAAAGCATAATAATTAGTTGTCTAGTGCCAAATGCTCAGCTcctaaaaacataaatacaggtagcattatacagactgggcAGGCTATATCTAGGAATATATATGGTATACTTATAACCATGCaataacaatgagaaaagaggccatgaatttgaaggagagcagggagggatatatgggaggctttgcaaggagaaaaggaaatggagaaatgttgtaaatatattctaaaaagaaaattaaattaagatcACACCATAAGTTTagcccacaaaaacaaaacatgagtgaGCAGGACTTGATCTGCCACATTCTACAACAGATGGCACCTGTGCACCCACTGATGCACACAGCCCTAGGTCACAAAGCCCTGGGGAGATGGCAGTTGTGCTGGACACGGACTTTTCTTGTTTATACTTTCCACACAAAACACCTACACTGTCTTAGTTGCCATATCTAGAGCTCCCGTAAGGATAGGACAACTATATCAATCTAAAGCTTCTGCAGAGCAAAGGAAAAATATCAGTGACCTCAAGCAGCAGCCTACCTACTGGGAAAAAGACTTGCAAACAATATCTAGCTTAAAAGGAGCTAATACCTATAAAGAACTCATACAGCTCAGTAATAGAGCAGCCCTGCTACAAATTAGAAAAATCTTGAACAAACATTTCAATAAAGCAGACAAAAATGGCCAGCAGGTGCTGTCTgctccttcctgactgtggacataaTACGACAAGCCACTTCATGTTCCTGCCACCACACCACAGGACTGCATCCCTCCATAGACCTTCACTCTGTCTCCACTGGGAGCTGTGCACTTGGCTCCAGCCAGGTCCCACATCAAGGCTCGCTTCCTTGTCGATTTTAGTGCAGCCCCTGCCCAGGACAATGTGCAGATTGGACACAATCAGCAGCTGTGGGGTTATCTCAAATTAAGGCCCCTGCTGCCTCTGGGTCTCTGCAACCCAAGACATGCTGTGAACCATACTCTTGAGGAAATTCATCAACTGTCAGTCATACTAAAAACCTGGCCAGCAGAATACTTCTAGACTATGGAAGTCTTTGGAACAAAAACTCACTGGATTCAGTGACCTGGAGACCAGGATAGAGCCAGAGTCTGCTGGGCTCTAAACAGCATGCTGGACACTGGATATACAACAGCAGGGTCAACATTGGCCAACAGCCTCCTGGAGGCTTAACTAGACTTGAGACCTCAGTGTCTGTAACCCAGCCTGCAAAAGGGAAGCCCAGAAGCAGGAACAGCATTCCAAATGAGATCCTTGGGGGCGGTGGGAACGACACCCAGGGCACTGTGACCAATAGCTAAGACCTAGCCATGAAATACCTAAGAGCATGTCAGGCTTCTGGAAACCAGGAAAAACGTGCCAAGACTTGAGACCGAATCCAGTCAACAGGACAGACAACTCTTATGCTGTTACCTTTTTATCCACATTTATCCTGTCAGTTTT is a genomic window of Peromyscus maniculatus bairdii isolate BWxNUB_F1_BW_parent chromosome 5, HU_Pman_BW_mat_3.1, whole genome shotgun sequence containing:
- the LOC143273120 gene encoding transmembrane protein 184C-like isoform X3; amino-acid sequence: MLLFRCKLGVLQYTVIRPIISSITLICEMVGVYDEGKFGFSNARTYLVIINNLSELFAMYCLLLFYTVLKEELSPIKPVGKFLCVKLVAFVLFWQAVLIALLVKVGVISEKHTWEWQSAEAVAMGLQDFIICLEMFLVAIAHYHFFSYKPYIREAEEGSCFDSFMAMWDVSDITDDISDQIIHMGSTMRGYQKKKMFS
- the LOC143273120 gene encoding transmembrane protein 184C-like isoform X2, encoding MIFLTNYLTIRIPNVMLYLEAKEQEQHLIPLFCCPPWAMGEMLLFRCKLGVLQYTVIRPIISSITLICEMVGVYDEGKFGFSNARTYLVIINNLSELFAMYCLLLFYTVLKEELSPIKPVGKFLCVKLVAFVLFWQAVLIALLVKVGVISEKHTWEWQSAEAVAMGLQDFIICLEMFLVAIAHYHFFSYKPYIREAEEGSCFDSFMAMWDVSDITDDISDQIIHMGSTMRGYQKKKMFS